The Thermococcus peptonophilus genomic sequence GTTGATGACGGCGACCCTGTCCCCCATCGTCATTGCCTCGACCTGGTCGTGGGTGACGTAGATGGTGGTGACGCCAAGCTGTCTCTGGAGCTTTTTCAGCTCGGCGCGCATTTTCACCCTCAGCTTGGCGTCGAGGTTCGAGAGCGGCTCGTCCATGAGGAATACCTGCGGCTTTCTCACGATTGCCCTTCCGAGGGCGACACGCTGTCTTTGTCCACCTGAAAGTTCCCTAGGCTTCCTGTTGAGGAGTTCCGTAAGGCCGAGCATCTCAGCGACTTCCCTGACGCGCCTGTCGATCTCGTCCTTCGGAACCTTTCTCAGCTTGAGCGGGAAGGCTATGTTGTCATAGACAGTCATATGTGGATAGAGGGCGTAGCTCTGGAAGACCATGGCGATGTCCCTGTCCTTGGGCGGGACGAAAATTCCCTCCTCCGGGTCGGCGACAAGCCTGTCCCCGATGTATATCTGGCCCTTCGTTGGCTCTTCCAATCCTGCTATCATTCTCAGGGTAGTGGTTTTTCCGCAGCCGCTCGGACCGAGGAGTATCATGAACTCGCCGTCCTTTACGTGCAGGTTCATCTCCCTGACGGCAGTGAAGTCTCCAAACTGCTTCCAGACGTTGATGAGCCTTACTTCCGCCATTTTATCACCCCCAGAATAAAAATTGGAAAGGGTCAGCGCCTCCTCCTGAGGAGGAGTGGAACTACTGCGAGACCAACGAGGAACGCTGGGCCACAGGTCTTACCCTCGCCGCTGGTACTCGTTGAAGTAGTCGTAGTGGTGCTTGAAGTGGTGGTTGGTCCACTGCCACTTCCGCCTCCTCCATGGGGTGTGGTTGTAGTGGAAGTTGTTGAAGTCGTTGTGCTGCTCGTTGAGGTCGTCGATGTCGTGCTCGTTGCGGTCTCCTTTGGTGTCTCCCCACCGGTGCCCCCGACGAGTGGTATCATAACTACCGTGGCCAGTTTTCCGTTCTGGGCGTCGTAGCTCTTGAGCTGTTCCTCCTGGGTTGGTTTGAAGCTCTCTGGAACGAGCATGTCGTAAACCCTCGGCGCGACACCGGCAATGACTGCCTGTGGATCGGCTCCACCGCCCTTCCACTGCTCGGCATCAACTGCAACAGGTCTCCACTTGTCCGGCCCGTAGCCGTCCTGCGAGCCGACAAGGACGCTGGCGTAGAGGCCGTAGTCAGAGACCCCTGGGAAGTACTTCTTCGGGAGCTTGACGATTATGGCATTCTTCGTTGGATCGGCTGAGATCTGCATTTCTCCCTGGATCACTGTACCGTTCGGGAGGACTATCAGGTTACCGTAGTCCCAACCGGCTATCCTGAGGGCCAGATCCCACGGGTGGAACGGGTCGAGGTTGACGTTGGCCCCCGGCCCGTCCGGGAACATCTTTATGGCACTCGTGTTTCCTCCCTTCTTGAAGTCAAAGTAGACCTCTATGATCTGCAGGCTGAAGCCGTTTGGACCGTTCCACGGGTTGTCTCCAAGGTCCTTGAAGTAGAACTCCAGCACCCAGTCGTCGCTCTCCTCCGTCATCTTGAACTTGAGAATGTCGAAGACGCCCGACTTGAAGACTGAGTCGGTCGGGTAGGTGTAGGTTCCGGGCCCGTGATCGTCTCCCTCCGGGTCTTTAACGACTATTCCCTTCTTGATGAGCGGTATCGCCTTGACCGTGGCGAGCTTTCCGTTCTGGGCGTCGTAGCTCTTGAGCTGCTCCTCTTGGGTTGGTTTGAAGCCTTCCGGAACGAGCATGTCCATGACGCGCGGGGCAACGTTGTTTATGACTGCCTGCGGGTCAGCGCCGCCAACCTTCCACTGCTCGGCCTTAACTGCAACAGGCCTCCACTTATCCGGTCCGTAGCCATCCTGGGAACCGCTCAGCACTGCACCCCAAAGACCGTAGTCCTCGTTTATCTGGATGTACTTCTTGGGCACCTTGACGATTATTGCGTTCTTGGTAGGATCGGCCGAAATTTGCATTTCTCCCTGTATCGCGGTGCCGTTCGGGAGGACGATCAAGTTGCCGTAGTCCCATCCGGCTATTCTGAAGGCCACATCCCACGGATGGTCTGGATCGAGGTTCACGTTGGCTCCCGGTCCATCCGGGAACATCTTGATTGTGCTGGTGTTTCCTCCTTCCTTGAAGTCGAGGTAGACCTCGATAATCTGCAGGCTGAAGCCGTTGGGTCCGTTCCACGGGTTGTCACCGAGGTTCCTAAAGTAGAACTCCATGACGTAGCTGTCGGTCTGTTCGAGCAGTCTGAAGCGGAGGAGGTCAAAGACTCCGGGCTTGAAGACTGAGTCGGTCGGGTAGGTGTAGGTTCCGGGCCCGTGATCGTCTCCCTCGGGATCGGTAATGTCAACTATGACTGCACCCTTGACCTGAACCGGGAGCTTAAGTTCGACCGGTGAGCTTATTACCTCCAGCTCGCCGTTCTCGTTTACCGTTGAGACTGCAAAGTAGAAGTCGCTCGGGTTGGAGAGGTAGTCGAACGGGACAACAACCTCGACTCCGCCCTCAGTCTTCTTGGCCGTAACGTCTCCAACCTTCTCGTTAGTATCGTAGCCATCGGCCTTGTAAACTTCAGCTTTTCCGTCCTTATAGACCACGTGAACCGTGATCGGCATGCCGACGCTATCCTTTGAGAACGGGAACAGTGAGTACCTGAGTTCTGTTGGTTTTTTCTGAAGGAGTGTGAACGTGTTGCCGATCCTCTCGTCCGGGCTTCTGAGGCTGATTTCAAACTCCTTCAGGTCACCCTTGACGAGGAAGTGGAGGCCGTCGCTCTCGAAGTAGACTTCAACCCCCTTAGCCAGGGCAGACTCGCTTGAGTACTCCTTCTTTTCGCCCTCTCCGAGACCGTCCAGTGCCCTCGTGATGTAGGGCTGGCCGTCCGGGAAGTAGTTTCCGTAGAGGTAGCTCGGCGGCTCAACACCCGCCAGCTTGTAGATCTCGTAGAGGTAGGTCTTCATGTAGCGGTCGAAGGTGTAGTCCTGGCCGCTGTCCTGATCGTTGCCGTACCACCAGAACCAGTCGCTCGCCTCTGCCCTGAGGAGGTACTCGTAGGCCTTGTCCCAGTCGTTCTGGCTCATCTTTGCCTTGTTCTCCATCAGGGCCTTTCTAGCCAGGTAGAGCCAGTACCAGCCGTAGTTCTCCTGGGGCTCGCCTATCCAGGTGGAGAGAGTACCGTCAATCCAGCTCGACTCGGGCCACTGCATCTCTTCTTTGATCCCGGCCATGTCGTAGAGCTCTCCAAGGCTCTTGGCCTTGAGAAGTGCATTCACATTGTCCTCAGTAGTGAAGTCGAGGCGCTCCATCATCTTCGGGGTGAGCTTGTTTGCTTTGTCGCCGTAGAGCTTGATGTACTCACTGGGTGTGACTGTCCTTATCAGGCCCGCGTTCTGGAGCTCGGTGAGCTTCTTGTAGAGCTCCTCGAGGAAGAGTTTACCGTCGTACGGGTAGTTCTCCCACGGGTTCTCACCGTCGAGTGTGACAACGTAGACGAGGGAGCCATCGTAGTTCTGCTTCTGGAGCTTCAGCAGTTCGTTCACGAAGTCCTGGACGGCCTGGTACTGGTTCATTCCTCCATAAGTAAAGCCAACGCGGTCGCTGAGGGCGTGGTCGCGCGGGAACAGGTAGATCTTCTTTCCGTTGAACTCGGCAACCCATGGCCTGTAATAGTTCTCAACGGTCTTTTCGACACCGAGCCTGTCGAGGACGAGCTGGTCGGTCATGACCCACTGCCAGCCGTTCTCGGCGAGTATCTCAAGGGTCTTGTCGTTGAGTGCTGACTCAGCTGCCCAACCGCCGACTGGGGTTGCCGTTCCGTTGCCTAGATACTTCTTGTAGAGCTCATGGGACTTCTTAACGTGGGCGTCGAAGTCTCTCTCCCAGCCGAAGTCGTTGAGTATCGGCCCTATCGGGTGGGCGTAGGGAACAACGGTGACCTCAACGTTCCCGTTGCCGAGGAGGTAGTTGATCTTCTCGTGCTCCTCGAATGTGTGGTTGAGTAGCCACATCTGGGCGTTGAGAACGGTCTTAACGTCCTCCCTCGTGTAGCCGCCCTCATCAACCTTCTCGTAGAGGGCCTTGAGCTCGGGGTTGCTCATTATGTAGCCGTAGTCAATCCAGGCGAGATTGAAGAGAACCGCGAGGTCTATGTAATCCTGCTCTGTGAACTCGTTTGTTACCGCGACCTTCTGCTCCTCCAGCGGAAGGTTGGCGTACTTGGCCTTCGCGTTCAGCATCTTATTCTTGAGTTCGGTATAGCGCTTCCATATCTTTCTGATCGGGTTTCCGTTCTGGTCAGTTACAGGCTCACCGTTCCAGGGTATCGTGTGGTCAAAGAACCCTCCCGGAACCTGGAGCATCGTCCACTTCTCTTCGACTGTCAGGGGCTCTCCGTTGGCTATCTTTTCGGTGATTACCTGAAGGGTGTCCTTCTTTCCGTTCATGTAGTCGGCTATCTGGGCTATGAGGGAACCCGAGAGGTCTATGGTTACGTGGACGTCGGGATACTCGCTAAGATAGTGGGCCATCTTCCAGTAGTCGTTGGCCGCGTGGAGTCTGACCCACGGCCTCGTGTAGATGTCCTGTATCGGGTCGTAGTAGTAGGGCTGGTGCTGGTGCCAGACTATTATGACGTTCAGCGGCTTTGGTTCTTCTGCCAGCGCGAACTTGGCGTTCGCTCCTATTATACTTCCAACCACCAAAAGGGTAAGGAAAAGGGAAACCAGCCTCTTCATCTTATCACCTCACTCTTTAAGGCCTCCTACGGTGAGGCCGCTTCTTATGTAGTTCTGGGCGAGAATAAACATCACGAACACCGGCAGGGCGAACAGCAGCGCGGCGGCTGCGAAGTAGCTCCAGTCAATTCCCCTGCCGATTCCTCCTAGGAGGGAGTATATCCACACCGCCAATGGCTGACTGTCCTGGTTCAGGAGGAGGCTTGCGAGAATGAACTCCGTCCATCCGCCGATGAAGGCGAACACCGCCACCGTCGCTATCCCTGGGAGCGCCATTGGGAGGAGAACGTGCCTGATTATCTGGAAGTAGTTTGCACCGTCAACAAGCGCCGCCTCATCGAAGTCGGGACTTATTGAGTCTATGTACCCCTTGAGGAGCCATGTGTTGAAGGGCACGCTCCCTGCGGCGTAGATGAAGGCCAGCACCGGAAGCTTGCCGTAGAGGCCGAGCTTGACGAGCATTCCGTAGAGGGCTATAAGCCCGGCTATTCCCAGACCACCTGAGACCTGTGTGAACATCAGGTAGAAGTACAGTACGTGCTCCCTGCCGAAGAACTGGAGTCTTGAAAAGGCGTAGGCCGCCGGGACGACGAAGATCAGTGCCAGTACTACTGTAAGGGTCGCCAGGATCAGGCTGTTCTTCAGATACTTGAAGAAGTTGGAGTTCACGAACTTGCCCAGGGCCGTGAATTCTGCTTTTCCGGTGTTCCTTGCCCTGATGTATCCATCCATCTGTCCGCTGACCTTTACTCCGTTAACCGTGCCCTCTGTGAGTGTGACGTTTCTGACTATTCCAAAGCCTATCGTTCCGTCATCGTTGATCCTCGTCAGGATTATCGTCCCTCTAACCTTCCCGCTCAAGTCCCCGCTGCCGGAGCCGCCGTTGACGGTGAAAGTTATCCTAGAAACAGGAATTTCAAACTTCAGGCCCGTGAAAGGCCCGTATTTCACCGTTCCGATGAGAGTGCCGTCTGTTATGTAGAGCTTGCCGTTCTGGAGTGTTCCCTTTCCGGTTATCCTGCCCTCAAAGTCCTCCATCAGCCTGTCGCCTGAGAACCCAAAGAGGACTTCCCTGTACGAATTCAGGGTGACCTCCTTTGGTATGAGCTCCAGCTCAGTCGTTGCGAGAGTTGATTTCGGGCTTATCGAGACTGTGAAGATGTAGTACACTGGGAAAAGGATTATGAACATTATGAAGACTGCCACTAGCGTCAGGACGAAGCTTTTGAGCATCTCGGATCTCTTACGGCCCATCATCCCTTAGCACCCTCCTGGAGCCTGGTTATCCTAACGTTCACGTACATGTAGACGGCCAGAATGAGCGTGGCTATCACCATTATCGCCGCGGCCCTGCCGTAGTGCGGTGTTGCACCGAATGCCTTCCTGAATCCGTAGAGCAGAAGGAACCTGTCCTCGAAGAGGCCCGCGTTGTAGATGTAAGGCACCATAAAGTACTGGAAGCTTGCGGCGCTTGTGAGTATGGTCGCGAAGGCTATCGGCTTTCCAACTATTGGGACGACGACGTGCCAGATTCTCTGCCAGTAGTTGGCTCCGTCTATGATGGCCGCCTCGATTAGCGTGTCCGGGACCGACTGGAGTGCGGCGGTTATTACGGTCATCATAAACGGATAGGCCAGCCAGACCTCGATTATGTTGAGGGCCACAAACCCCCATGTAGGGTTGTTCACCCAGTCGGGTCCAGTAATGCCGATTGATTTGAGCATCATGTTAATCGGGCCAAAAACGGGGTCAAACATGAACTTCCACACGGTTACCGAGAAGAGGAGCGGCAGCGCCCAGGGGATTATGAGGAGTGACCTGTAGATTGCCTTTCCCTTTACGTACTTGCTGTTGTAGAGCAGGCTGAGAAAGAGGCCCGCGAAAACCTTTAGAGTGACGCTCGTGAAGACGAATATCCACGTCCACTTGAAGGCGTTGATGAACTTGTCGTCCGAGAGCGCCCACCTGAAGTTTTCAAGGCCGACGAAGTGCAGCGGTTCAACTGCGCTCTGTGGATTGTAGATTGGGAAGTTTCCGAGCTGGGCGTTTGTGAACGCCAGGTATATCGAGTAGACTATCGGCCAGAGGTTGAAGAACAGGAACGCGGCCATTCCGGGCAGTATGAGCATCAGTGCAGCAGCGGTCGTCTTCTTCATTTCAGCACCTCCGCAAGGTAATAAAAAGAGAAAGCGGCTCAGCTTGAGCCGATGTCTTGGAGTATCTTCTCCTGGTACTTCTTGAGTATGGCTTCAAAGTCCGCGTTGGCCGGGTCCTTGAGTATCTCGGTTATTGCGCCGTCAACGCCGCCCCAGACTGCGCCCATCTTCGGGCTCTTGGGCATCAGGTAAGCATGCTGAACCGCCTGGCCAAAGCCGTAGATGACCGGGTCGGCCTTGATGTCTGGGTCCTCAAGAACGGGCTTGAGAACCGGGATGTAGCCGAGCTGGAGTGATAGCTCCTTGATGACTTCTGGAGTGGTGGTGAACCACTTGACGAACTTCCAGGCGGCGTCCTTGTTCTTTATACCTGCCGCGAAGTAGATGTCCTTAACGCCACCGTAGGGCCTCGGCCAGTACTCCTTGCCATCCTTGGTGATCGGCGGGAGCGGGACGACGCCGAAGTCAATGCCGGCCTTCTTGACGTCGCTTATGCTCCACGGGCCGTTCACCATCATTGGTGCCCTGCCCTCAAGGAAGATGCTCTGCTGGGTGTTGTAGTCCGGAGTTGGAGCCATGTACGGCCATATCTGAGTGAAGAAGAACTTGAAGCCCTCGATGGTCTCGGGCTTGTCGAGGCCCGGCATTTCGGTCTTGTCGTCGAAGTAGTAGCCTCCGAAGGCCTGGGCGATGCCTGAGATGAAGTAGGAGTTGATCGGCCAGGCTATTCCGTACTTCTCGTTGTCCGGGTCATAGTACTTCTCCATGATGGCCTTCATCTCATCGAAGGTCTTGGGCGGGTTCTGGACCATCTTCTTGTTGTAGATTATCGCAACGGTTTCAGCCGCGAAGGGCATGGCGTAGTAGTGGCCCTTGTACTGCATAGCATCAATCGCCATTGGGGCGAAATCCTTCAGGATGTCGTCGGTGACGTAGTCGTCGATCGGCTCGAGGAGGCCCGCTTCAGCGAACTTTCCAATCCAGTCGTGTGCCCATATGAATAGGTCCGGGCCCTGGCCGCTTGGAATGGCGGCTTTAAGGGCGTCCTCGAGGTTCGGCTTCTGCTCGAAGACGATTTCAACGTTCGGGCACTCGGCCATGTATTCTTCGGCTATGCTCTGGAAGACTTCAAGCTCGTTCGGTTGCATGTTGTGCCAGATAACAACCTTACCGCTTCCGCACTCAACAGCGGGAGCGGTCGTGGTCTCCGTGGGTGAGGTAGTTGTTGTCTCCGTTGGAGACGAGGGCGTCTGGCTTTGGCTGGTGCTTGGGGTGGTGGTTGTTTCGCCACCACCTCCTATACAGCCGCTCGCTACAACGCTCAGGAACAGAACCCCCACAAGGAGGAGGGCAAAGATGCTCTTTCTCATATCCATCACCTAGTTTGGCTATCTGCACTCAAGTATCATCGTGAGTGATATATATACCTTGCGCTTCCTGGCTCATTCCTGATGGCATGAACTCACTCATACCTTGATGACGGATATGTACACCTAGACCCCTAAAGTGGGGGATGTCGCTTGAACCCGAAAACCTTATACACTCATACCACCTTGTATCACTGGTGATGATTAAACTGATGCCAGTGAATTAACCTGGGGGTTAAGCTATGAGGGAAGACGAGATAATTGAAAAGCTCCAGAGGCTCGGCCTCACCAAGTACGAGAGCCTTGCTTACATAACTCTCCTGAAGCTTGGGCCCAGTAAGGCAACCGACATAACGAAGGAGAGCGGGATTCCACACACGAGGGTCTATGACGTCCTCAGCTCCCTCCACAGGAAAGGCTTCGTTGATGTTATGCAGGGCACGCCAAGACTCTATAAGCCCGTGAACCCTGAAGTCGTGCTCGAGAGAATCAAAGAGGAGATAATTGAAGACATTGAGGCACTCAAGAAGGCCTTTCTCGACCTCTACCGCGAGGCCCACGGCGAAGAGCTACCGGAGATATGGACGATACAGGGCTTTGACAACACGCTTGAGAGAGCAGAGCACGTCATAAGGACGGCAAAGCACGAGGTTCTGATAAACACTCCCTTCGAGTTCCTGAAGCTCCTCCAGGGCGAGATAAAGAACCGCAGGGACATAATCTTCGTCATAATCAGCAACTTCGGAGAGGAGATACCGGACTGGCTCAAGGGCGACAATATAATCCTCGCCAGGAGCGGCGGAGCGCCCTGGCTCATGGCGAGCTGGATAATCGGCGACATCGACTACGCCCTCTTTTTCGGCGCTCTGCCCAAGGACAGGAGAAGGGAGAAGTTCTACTCCTTCTGGGCAAAAAGCCCGAGGATAATTCAGAACTACATGCACTGGTTCTACACAATCTACTTCGACAACAGCGAGGTCATAAAACCGCTCGCCTACGAGAGGCTCCAGAAGCCGGTCTCTCTGGTCAACATCAGAACCCTGATCACCGTTCTCAAGTTTGCAGGCCTCCCGAGAAAAGCCGAGATAGTCGGCAAGCTCATAGACACCAAGGAGCCCGTGACCCTCGATGGAGAGATAGTGGACTATGAGTACACGCCTCTTACGGCGAACGTTACCTTCAAGTACAACGGTAAGCAGCTGAAGGTCGGTGGCATCGGCAGCTACTTCGAGGACGTTGAGGGGGAGAAGTTCATCCTCCTCGAGTGACCCTTTTGTTTTTAAAATTTCTATCCCAACTTTTTAACTG encodes the following:
- a CDS encoding ABC transporter permease subunit; protein product: MMGRKRSEMLKSFVLTLVAVFIMFIILFPVYYIFTVSISPKSTLATTELELIPKEVTLNSYREVLFGFSGDRLMEDFEGRITGKGTLQNGKLYITDGTLIGTVKYGPFTGLKFEIPVSRITFTVNGGSGSGDLSGKVRGTIILTRINDDGTIGFGIVRNVTLTEGTVNGVKVSGQMDGYIRARNTGKAEFTALGKFVNSNFFKYLKNSLILATLTVVLALIFVVPAAYAFSRLQFFGREHVLYFYLMFTQVSGGLGIAGLIALYGMLVKLGLYGKLPVLAFIYAAGSVPFNTWLLKGYIDSISPDFDEAALVDGANYFQIIRHVLLPMALPGIATVAVFAFIGGWTEFILASLLLNQDSQPLAVWIYSLLGGIGRGIDWSYFAAAALLFALPVFVMFILAQNYIRSGLTVGGLKE
- a CDS encoding carbohydrate ABC transporter permease, with protein sequence MKKTTAAALMLILPGMAAFLFFNLWPIVYSIYLAFTNAQLGNFPIYNPQSAVEPLHFVGLENFRWALSDDKFINAFKWTWIFVFTSVTLKVFAGLFLSLLYNSKYVKGKAIYRSLLIIPWALPLLFSVTVWKFMFDPVFGPINMMLKSIGITGPDWVNNPTWGFVALNIIEVWLAYPFMMTVITAALQSVPDTLIEAAIIDGANYWQRIWHVVVPIVGKPIAFATILTSAASFQYFMVPYIYNAGLFEDRFLLLYGFRKAFGATPHYGRAAAIMVIATLILAVYMYVNVRITRLQEGAKG
- a CDS encoding extracellular solute-binding protein produces the protein MRKSIFALLLVGVLFLSVVASGCIGGGGETTTTPSTSQSQTPSSPTETTTTSPTETTTAPAVECGSGKVVIWHNMQPNELEVFQSIAEEYMAECPNVEIVFEQKPNLEDALKAAIPSGQGPDLFIWAHDWIGKFAEAGLLEPIDDYVTDDILKDFAPMAIDAMQYKGHYYAMPFAAETVAIIYNKKMVQNPPKTFDEMKAIMEKYYDPDNEKYGIAWPINSYFISGIAQAFGGYYFDDKTEMPGLDKPETIEGFKFFFTQIWPYMAPTPDYNTQQSIFLEGRAPMMVNGPWSISDVKKAGIDFGVVPLPPITKDGKEYWPRPYGGVKDIYFAAGIKNKDAAWKFVKWFTTTPEVIKELSLQLGYIPVLKPVLEDPDIKADPVIYGFGQAVQHAYLMPKSPKMGAVWGGVDGAITEILKDPANADFEAILKKYQEKILQDIGSS
- the trmBL1 gene encoding HTH-type sugar sensing transcriptional regulator TrmBL1, with translation MREDEIIEKLQRLGLTKYESLAYITLLKLGPSKATDITKESGIPHTRVYDVLSSLHRKGFVDVMQGTPRLYKPVNPEVVLERIKEEIIEDIEALKKAFLDLYREAHGEELPEIWTIQGFDNTLERAEHVIRTAKHEVLINTPFEFLKLLQGEIKNRRDIIFVIISNFGEEIPDWLKGDNIILARSGGAPWLMASWIIGDIDYALFFGALPKDRRREKFYSFWAKSPRIIQNYMHWFYTIYFDNSEVIKPLAYERLQKPVSLVNIRTLITVLKFAGLPRKAEIVGKLIDTKEPVTLDGEIVDYEYTPLTANVTFKYNGKQLKVGGIGSYFEDVEGEKFILLE
- a CDS encoding glucodextranase DOMON-like domain-containing protein; this translates as MKRLVSLFLTLLVVGSIIGANAKFALAEEPKPLNVIIVWHQHQPYYYDPIQDIYTRPWVRLHAANDYWKMAHYLSEYPDVHVTIDLSGSLIAQIADYMNGKKDTLQVITEKIANGEPLTVEEKWTMLQVPGGFFDHTIPWNGEPVTDQNGNPIRKIWKRYTELKNKMLNAKAKYANLPLEEQKVAVTNEFTEQDYIDLAVLFNLAWIDYGYIMSNPELKALYEKVDEGGYTREDVKTVLNAQMWLLNHTFEEHEKINYLLGNGNVEVTVVPYAHPIGPILNDFGWERDFDAHVKKSHELYKKYLGNGTATPVGGWAAESALNDKTLEILAENGWQWVMTDQLVLDRLGVEKTVENYYRPWVAEFNGKKIYLFPRDHALSDRVGFTYGGMNQYQAVQDFVNELLKLQKQNYDGSLVYVVTLDGENPWENYPYDGKLFLEELYKKLTELQNAGLIRTVTPSEYIKLYGDKANKLTPKMMERLDFTTEDNVNALLKAKSLGELYDMAGIKEEMQWPESSWIDGTLSTWIGEPQENYGWYWLYLARKALMENKAKMSQNDWDKAYEYLLRAEASDWFWWYGNDQDSGQDYTFDRYMKTYLYEIYKLAGVEPPSYLYGNYFPDGQPYITRALDGLGEGEKKEYSSESALAKGVEVYFESDGLHFLVKGDLKEFEISLRSPDERIGNTFTLLQKKPTELRYSLFPFSKDSVGMPITVHVVYKDGKAEVYKADGYDTNEKVGDVTAKKTEGGVEVVVPFDYLSNPSDFYFAVSTVNENGELEVISSPVELKLPVQVKGAVIVDITDPEGDDHGPGTYTYPTDSVFKPGVFDLLRFRLLEQTDSYVMEFYFRNLGDNPWNGPNGFSLQIIEVYLDFKEGGNTSTIKMFPDGPGANVNLDPDHPWDVAFRIAGWDYGNLIVLPNGTAIQGEMQISADPTKNAIIVKVPKKYIQINEDYGLWGAVLSGSQDGYGPDKWRPVAVKAEQWKVGGADPQAVINNVAPRVMDMLVPEGFKPTQEEQLKSYDAQNGKLATVKAIPLIKKGIVVKDPEGDDHGPGTYTYPTDSVFKSGVFDILKFKMTEESDDWVLEFYFKDLGDNPWNGPNGFSLQIIEVYFDFKKGGNTSAIKMFPDGPGANVNLDPFHPWDLALRIAGWDYGNLIVLPNGTVIQGEMQISADPTKNAIIVKLPKKYFPGVSDYGLYASVLVGSQDGYGPDKWRPVAVDAEQWKGGGADPQAVIAGVAPRVYDMLVPESFKPTQEEQLKSYDAQNGKLATVVMIPLVGGTGGETPKETATSTTSTTSTSSTTTSTTSTTTTPHGGGGSGSGPTTTSSTTTTTSTSTSGEGKTCGPAFLVGLAVVPLLLRRRR
- a CDS encoding ABC transporter ATP-binding protein — its product is MAEVRLINVWKQFGDFTAVREMNLHVKDGEFMILLGPSGCGKTTTLRMIAGLEEPTKGQIYIGDRLVADPEEGIFVPPKDRDIAMVFQSYALYPHMTVYDNIAFPLKLRKVPKDEIDRRVREVAEMLGLTELLNRKPRELSGGQRQRVALGRAIVRKPQVFLMDEPLSNLDAKLRVKMRAELKKLQRQLGVTTIYVTHDQVEAMTMGDRVAVINAGQLQQVGTPEEVYDRPANTFVAGFIGSPPMNFMDATVTEDGFADFGEFRLKFLPDQFEVLQEKNLVGKEVIFGIRPEDIYDALFAQVKIPGENMARALVEIIENLGGEKIVHLSVGDVTFLGKFPAESRVKEGQEVDVVFDMRKAHVFEKGSGKAVF